DNA sequence from the Corvus hawaiiensis isolate bCorHaw1 chromosome 6, bCorHaw1.pri.cur, whole genome shotgun sequence genome:
aatggaaaaaacatgaaACTCATGGAATATCATGAGAATTTCGATACTGATGGCAGCTGCAGTGGTTTGACTGAGTGGGTAAGATGCCAAGAAACCTCATTTTTCTTATGCTATCTCTTCCAAGCTGTATATATATACTAAGTTGGGTTTCCCCCTAAGCACCTCTCCAAGATAGCTGGTTTGCTATTCATGCCTGCATCTCCAGAAGCCTTTGATTGCAAGGTAAATTAGtgactttggttttttctctagCTCTGGAACAGGGAATACACATCAAACTTTTCTCAGTCTGTTTTTTCATACTAAGAATCTTTAATAACCTTTATTAACTGCTACAGATTGTTTGTATGTGAGAGGAGCATCCCACCACACAGCATCTTGTTCGTACTTGGGTTGACACTTCCACAGGGAACAACGAAGAGAAAGCACATTTCACTTCTGGGATGTTTGCAAATAAGTTGCTttgaggaagaaaggaagggggAATTCACTCAGTGAAATGCTTTACTTGAAGCCATTCCTCATAAAGGTATTTTCCATTAGCAGTGACTGTTGTCCTCTCCTCATTTTGCCTAGAttaaaaactgcaaaacatGTTCTTGGTGGAGGTTGCTAGAGCTGTACTGCCTGTTATAGTCACTGAGTGTCAGGGGCTGGAGGCAAAGCACCATTATTAACTCAGTTTCCCCCCACAGGGGTCTGGATACTGGGTTAGCTTGACACCATTCCCCCCAGTTATGAAAACTGAGCACTTCCcaagtgctgggagctgctgtagGTACAACACCTTCATCCAAGGGCTGATGCTGGCACATCACACCTGCTTCAGAATCAGTGATGACCTGTCTAGATGGTTTGGAAGGCAAATGGGGACATTGTTTCTGGTGAACCAGCAGCCATTACCTTTATACATTGGGAGATCATGAATACATCCCATCTAGGTGCAAGTTGTCACAGAAATCAAAgaagtcatagaatggtttgggttggaaaggaccttaaaaatcatctgcttccaacccccctgctatgggcagggaagCCACTGCATCAGGAGGAGCcatgctcagggccccatccaacctggccttgaacactgccaggcaAGGTAACAGAACCCTTCTTGCTAATCAAAACAAATTACTGCTGGCACCAGCTCTTCTCTCGTGCTCCCCAATACCTTGGGCCATATGGTCTGACAGACCTATTCAATGGCATTTGTTTCTCAAGAAGGAGCTGAAGAAATGGAAGCGAGGCCTCAACACTGTAGCTTTCAGTTGTGGAAAACCAACAGATCCAGCTACCAAGTGGAACGCTTCTCCACAACCCAAAAATTGACAGGACTTCTGGTGGtccagttccctcaggactGCCCCACTGCCACCTAACCTGTGGCTTGTAGTGACAGCAACAAGATCCACTGGGCTGCCCAAGGCTGTGGTGAGTTGGGGTGTAGTTTCCTGGCAAGGGTGGTGGCAGAACGTGGCTATCATGGCACTGCAAACCTTGTGCCCAGGTGCAGTGagggctggcagctccctcagggcccgggagcagggagctgggtgcGCTAACACTGTGATCTGTCTGTCCCACCACCCCCATCCAGGGATCTGGAGGCTCTCAGCAGTTtcagccagccctgcagagtGTTCATGGAGCATTTTCATAGGGACGAGACAGGAGGAGTTCAAGTTGGGAAGTCATCCTGCCGttcagccaggcagggctgtggggcccaggccaggcagggatgttgctctgctgctgggcttgGCTTGCTGGGATGcatggctgggctgggcaggctgGAATGGGCAACCTGCAGTGCCACTGGAACAAGGACTGACAGCCCTTTGGGCTGGAGGTGGATCCCGGGCCATGGAGGATAGAAGGGAAGCTCAGGTGGGTTGGTCATGGCCTTGGCAGACATGGAGGTGGTGTCTGGTAAGGCAGTTTATTATTACTTGTTTTTCCTGAGCTAGGAGAGATCCATGACGCAGTTAAGGGaccagggaaggaggagccaTGCTGACTTCTTCCAGCTGCATTATTTACCCCATCCATCGCAGGGAAACCCACATACTGAGATCCAGTGGAAATTGAGGGCAGGGAGCATTTCCTGCTCCCTGACACGATGTGATGGGACAGGGTTTTCTTACACTGagtcctgcttttcctcctccacacTCCAGTCATACCCACAGTTCAgtcatttcctttttctacatATGGCATCTTGCTGCAGCATCATGCATTCTGTGTCCTTAAGCAGATCATAGCCTGAAATAAATTCCagtttaatggaaaatattatcAGTTTCTGTGGGAATTAGTTACCATATGATTGTGGTTGTACTTCCTGTTGTGCTTAGGGCTAAAACCATTAAATGATCTGTATTTTTTACACTTTCTTACAGTTCTCCTATAAATATCTATTCCTCATAACTGGTCAGAATATTCAGTCTTCAAACGTGggtcattttggtttttatgcTGTGATCTTATGCCAGATTATTAAAGACTTAGGCTAAAGCTGGATTCAACAGAGACCCTCACACTTCCTAGTTTGTTATTTCAGGTCTACAAAGCCAAATTCCTGTGGATAGCTATCAGCTGTCAAGGAAATGGGCTGACATCCATGAGTGAAGAAAATTCTGAGGTTGGTCACTTGCCTTTGGTAGACAGCTGAGATAAGAGTTCTGGTGTTCAGGAGGTAAGGGTTGCTGTGTCAGGCAACCCAGCATGGAGAACTATCCAAGTGCAGTGTGTCCTGGCCAACAGCATTGGCAAGAGTCATCAGctgagcccaggaagaagggagaggtgtggtaaagatattttaaggtttggctttatttttcattatcccactctgatttgattggtggaaaataaaatatgtttcacCAAGATGAGCCTGAGCAATCTTTTTGTTCTTGTCTCAACCCACAAGTCTTTGGtccttattttctctctctgtctagCCAAGGTCAACTGACCACAAGCAGTGAGTACTGATGCCTGCATTCCCCACCAAAGTGAGGCACAGACACCCAACAGACAAAGCATTTGATCAAGATGCCATTTATTGGCCACTTTGCACAGGGTGAAGCTCCCAGAGGGATTGGACTCTCTCAGAAAGGGAGGGCATTTGGTGTCCATGTGGTAACAGGAGTCTCTAGTTCCAGGCTCCTTGCCATGGCCTCTTCATCTTCGGATCTGACGCCCAGAGTGAGCTTTTGCTGTTGAAGAAGGGTCAGCAACAATTTCCAGTGCTGATAAAGCAGTGTCTTCTCCATGTCCTGTGTGCTCAGGAATGTGGCACCTGCTCCCCAGGGAGTCATGGATGGGTGGATACTCCTCCTAAACAATAGTGAAGGTACAGAGGCCCTTTTGAGGTACCACATACATGGACCCAACACAGTCAGATCTTGAACTCCACTGCAAATTGTGTCAGCAGAAGAGCTTCTCAAGCTGCAGCTATAACCCTTCTGGAAGGTTCTCACAGAAACGACACCTGTAGTCCTTCCCCTACGTGACCCGCAGTTTGGTCTGCTCTTTGTGGGTATCTGGTCTTTGATTGCTTCAGGCCACGCTGAGTGGctgagtgggggggggggacgaAAGGCAAGGCTCACTTGGCTGTGATGTGCTGACACCTGTGACATCACGGGCGatgtgtcacaatgggggcagctACCaaaggccccagcaggtaacgctggccctgtattgcttgggcaagcggtgagtgcacacgtggcggggaggctgggctggggacaagggctggggCAGAAACGCTGCACCCGGGGGAGGGTTCTCCggctgcacagggcagggacagcccctcacgggagagccttgggcagggcacggtgctgctgctgctgctgctgctgctgctgctgctgctggggcagcgggacaggccttgctgcctgccagctctctggggccctgtccttccTGGCCCCAGGCCCCTGTCATtcccgtccctgctgcccccactgccggctgcctccctccccgccccactcaaggccttctctccatcctcccgCAGACCATGGGTTCCTTGGCATTCTGGttcttgctcttgcaaagcctAGTCCACTACCTGCGGCCCGTGGGTGATGGTTTGGACGAGGCGATGCGTCTGCGCATGGAGGCGCGTGCGATGAGCCAGGAAGTGGAGAAGATTCTTCTGGAGTGGGAAGTGGAGCAGCTCACCCTgaagcagagtagaggggcctggcaagagctgctctggtctgccttgcagcactggcagatCTGGGCCattgctgggctcctgctccttctctcgGCCCTATGGTTTATCTGGAGGgaaaggagcctgaggagagaggagcctgaagaagaaaacaatggTGCAAATGAAGAGGAAGTGAGAAATGTGGatgcaaatgaagaagaagCTGTTGGAAATGAAGAGGAAGTGAGAAATGTGGATGCAAACGAACAAGGTGTTGGCAATGAAGAAGACAACAATGATGCGAATCGGGAGGAAGACAACAATGATGATGGCAACGTAGAGGATGTCGGCAATGGTGCTGCAAACGAAGATGGTGCTGGAAATGAAGTTGTCATTGcggctgcaaatgcagaaaacaacaataatGATGCTCGTGAAGCCGAAGAAGGAGAGCATGATATTGAAGATAACAGAGGAAGGATTTTAATGGAGCGCATACAGTGGCCTGTCCAGGACCTGCAGAAAGGCTGCGAGTGGACAACTGACCTGATGGACAATTTCACAATTTACTTTGGCCACATCTTGTCTGGCAGTTTCTACCCGGTCCTGCAAAGAGCCATCGGAGTGGGCAGTGCCTTTGAAGGTTGGAGTCCCCGCgagcaggatgttgtgtaccGCGTGCTCGTGCCCATGACTCCTCCCCGAGGGCACACCTTCCacctggagctggacactgagGAGCAGAGGCCCGGCAGGAACTTCCATGTCCgtgtgcagctggagtgcacctgcatgagggagcagcagggtgagaacatgctgtgcttcctgcaccaccccgaggaggagctgaggaggAATCAGGATCCCAGCCTCCTTCACACCCTGTGCACTGGCGCCTACCTCGATGTGCAGAAAACTGCCCGCTGGTTCTACCAGCTGGTGAGAGCCATCTGGCCAGCTTTGCCTCAGTCGCACACGTGGCgtttagtgctgctgccctccaaaCGCTCCTGCCAATTCCAGGTGACCAAGGGCAGAGAAAGCTTccgcattgaggtgctgtttggggtgcggcaaggcgactcggacatctttgtgagcagccagcctagACAGGCCTGCACCCCAAGCACAACGTGGCCTGAGACCTACGCTGTGGCAGAGGTGAAGTTCTTCAAGTACATCGCCAGGCAGGCCCCCCCTGACAGCttgcacctcaaatgcctgcagttcttcaccCGTCTTCAGCTGGGCTTAGGCATTTCCACCTACACCACAAAGACCATTGTTATGCACCTCCTGAGCATCGTACCTGTGTCACAGTGGCGCAGGAGAGATTTCGTGAGGCGACTGGTGGGTA
Encoded proteins:
- the LOC125327055 gene encoding inositol 1,4,5-trisphosphate receptor-interacting protein-like 1 translates to NEEEVRNVDANEEEAVGNEEEVRNVDANEQGVGNEEDNNDANREEDNNDDGNVEDVGNGAANEDGAGNEVVIAAANAENNNNDAREAEEGEHDIEDNRGRILMERIQWPVQDLQKGCEWTTDLMDNFTIYFGHILSGSFYPVLQRAIGVGSAFEGWSPREQDVVYRVLVPMTPPRGHTFHLELDTEEQRPGRNFHVRVQLECTCMREQQGENMLCFLHHPEEELRRNQDPSLLHTLCTGAYLDVQKTARWFYQLVRAIWPALPQSHTWRLVLLPSKRSCQFQVTKGRESFRIEVLFGVRQGDSDIFVSSQPRQACTPSTTWPETYAVAEVKFFKYIARQAPPDSLHLKCLQFFTRLQLGLGISTYTTKTIVMHLLSIVPVSQWRRRDFVRRLVGISENLRLCVEVRCLNHFILGNRWLPGEISLPPEVQMARTCNLFHHLVMDPAAHSQAMSEYVDLRMWFRRILNNDP